One stretch of Leadbetterella byssophila DSM 17132 DNA includes these proteins:
- a CDS encoding phosphoribosylaminoimidazolesuccinocarboxamide synthase, translating into MNTISETDFQFKNQTSFYRGKVRDVYGLGKYVLMIATDRISAFDVVLPRPIPYKGQVLNQIAARNLEATRDIVPNWLIAVPDPNAALGIKCDTFPVEMVVRGYLAGHAWREYKAGRRQVCGVTLPEGLKENDKLPHPIITPTTKAHEGHDQDISREEILSSGLVQEEKYLMLEKYALALFEKGTQMARENGLILVDTKYEFGEVGDTIYLIDEIHTPDSSRYFYLDKYEENQAAGLPQKQLSKEFVREWLIENGFQGQDGQKVPEMTDEKIEEISNRYIELYEKFTGEKFKKKPSENILKRVHDNVEKFLKKL; encoded by the coding sequence ATGAATACCATAAGCGAGACTGATTTTCAATTTAAGAACCAAACTTCATTTTACAGGGGTAAAGTTAGAGATGTGTACGGACTAGGGAAGTATGTTTTGATGATAGCTACTGACCGTATTTCAGCTTTTGACGTAGTACTTCCAAGACCCATACCCTATAAAGGTCAGGTATTAAATCAAATTGCTGCACGTAATTTGGAAGCTACCAGAGACATTGTTCCTAACTGGCTGATTGCCGTACCGGATCCAAATGCTGCACTTGGTATAAAATGTGATACATTCCCTGTAGAGATGGTAGTGAGAGGTTACCTGGCCGGACATGCCTGGAGAGAATACAAAGCAGGAAGACGTCAGGTTTGTGGGGTTACATTACCAGAAGGTTTAAAAGAGAATGATAAGCTTCCTCATCCCATCATCACACCTACTACTAAAGCACACGAAGGACACGATCAGGATATCTCTAGAGAAGAAATTCTTAGCAGTGGCCTAGTGCAAGAAGAAAAATATTTGATGCTTGAGAAATATGCTTTGGCATTATTTGAAAAAGGTACTCAGATGGCTCGCGAAAATGGATTGATTCTGGTGGATACGAAATATGAGTTTGGGGAAGTAGGTGACACCATCTATTTGATTGATGAGATTCATACTCCTGATTCTTCTAGGTATTTCTATTTGGATAAGTACGAAGAAAATCAAGCTGCCGGACTACCTCAGAAACAATTATCGAAAGAATTTGTCAGAGAATGGTTGATAGAAAATGGATTCCAAGGCCAGGACGGACAGAAAGTTCCTGAAATGACGGACGAAAAAATTGAGGAGATCTCTAACCGTTATATAGAGCTTTACGAGAAGTTTACAGGAGAGAAGTTTAAGAAGAAACCTTCTGAGAATATTCTTAAACGTGTGCATGATAACGTAGAAAAATTCCTCAAAAAACTTTAA
- a CDS encoding tetratricopeptide repeat protein: MNFFVYYIIFFLLNPQFYTNIEQKNQYIDDFNRKMEESDFKGAIKVFERLEDVHRVIDTYLRLDAAHAYFAVGDTAAARLHYEYSKDLSDPHQASISRNQLGILALMRGDSTEAIRLFKSAIEKDNDLQAARYNYELISSLYKPRRSLDQQTPEPEGGAQAGDSRDKELDPYDSENISRERALQLLDNLRISERKGVISGKNSANNIEKDW; this comes from the coding sequence GTGAATTTCTTTGTCTATTATATCATCTTTTTTCTTCTGAATCCTCAGTTCTATACGAATATTGAGCAGAAGAATCAATACATTGATGATTTTAACAGGAAGATGGAGGAAAGTGATTTCAAAGGGGCCATCAAGGTATTTGAACGATTGGAGGATGTACATCGGGTGATTGATACCTATTTGAGGTTAGATGCGGCTCATGCTTATTTTGCAGTAGGTGACACCGCAGCGGCGCGTTTGCATTATGAATATTCAAAGGATCTGAGTGATCCACATCAGGCCTCCATTTCCAGGAATCAGTTGGGTATCCTCGCCCTGATGCGCGGAGATTCTACGGAAGCCATTCGCCTGTTTAAGTCGGCTATAGAGAAGGACAATGATCTACAAGCTGCCAGATATAATTATGAGCTGATTTCAAGCTTGTACAAGCCCAGGAGATCCTTAGATCAACAAACACCGGAGCCTGAGGGCGGAGCACAGGCCGGGGATAGTAGAGATAAAGAATTGGATCCATATGACTCTGAAAATATATCTAGGGAGAGGGCTTTGCAACTTTTAGATAACTTAAGGATTTCCGAAAGGAAAGGGGTGATATCGGGCAAAAATAGTGCAAATAATATAGAAAAAGATTGGTAA
- a CDS encoding vWA domain-containing protein, with protein MNFSREFTRLEYFFLISFVLIYLFYFYRVISAARKLKTSATSSVIKFIIRSIYLGLMTLATLGPNFGVTEMEARASGKDIFLAIDLSESMNATDVVPSRIDRAKNELQGLIDRFSADRIGIILFNSNAYLLTPLTFDTENIRNTIGNLKTHMIDKGSTDFSPMLEMINEKLSVGTQNRGKVAIVVTDGETHYQIDEQLAKRLKQNNIHLFWLGVGTLGGGKIPEGRGFKKDAEGRDVVTALEVKNINELAKASGGDYFLLNNEQNNLPTLVEKVSFVSSSPDDLNRQSVTYNKYVFFLLLALLFVGIDFLITVKVLKI; from the coding sequence ATGAATTTTAGTAGGGAATTTACCAGGTTAGAATACTTTTTCTTGATCAGCTTTGTACTGATCTATTTGTTCTATTTCTATAGGGTAATTTCTGCTGCTAGAAAGTTGAAGACCTCCGCTACGAGTTCGGTGATCAAGTTTATCATTAGGTCTATTTATTTGGGCTTAATGACATTAGCGACCTTGGGGCCGAACTTTGGTGTAACGGAAATGGAAGCCAGAGCCTCCGGAAAAGATATCTTCTTGGCCATAGATCTCTCAGAATCTATGAACGCCACAGACGTGGTTCCATCCAGGATTGATAGAGCAAAGAATGAGTTGCAAGGGCTGATTGATCGTTTTTCTGCTGACAGAATAGGTATTATTCTATTTAATTCAAATGCCTATTTACTAACCCCTCTGACTTTTGACACAGAGAATATTAGGAACACCATAGGAAATCTGAAGACCCATATGATAGATAAGGGATCTACTGACTTTAGTCCTATGCTAGAAATGATCAACGAGAAATTGAGTGTTGGGACGCAGAACAGAGGAAAGGTAGCCATAGTAGTAACTGATGGAGAAACCCATTATCAAATTGATGAACAATTGGCCAAAAGATTGAAACAAAATAACATCCATCTGTTTTGGCTAGGAGTAGGGACATTGGGGGGAGGTAAGATACCTGAAGGGAGAGGATTCAAAAAAGATGCTGAAGGTAGGGATGTGGTGACGGCTTTGGAAGTGAAAAATATAAATGAACTGGCAAAGGCCTCCGGAGGCGACTATTTTTTGCTTAATAACGAACAAAACAATCTGCCGACTTTAGTGGAAAAAGTGAGCTTTGTTAGTAGCTCTCCAGATGATTTGAACAGGCAGAGCGTTACCTATAATAAATACGTATTCTTTCTGTTGTTAGCCTTACTCTTCGTAGGAATAGATTTTCTCATCACCGTAAAAGTGCTAAAGATCTAG
- a CDS encoding PIG-L family deacetylase: protein MRRTFALLCFFICQHVFGQNSSEIYLGLQRLNTVGNVMYVAAHPDDENTLLITWLAREKKVRTAYYAMTRGDGGQNLIGSEQDEYVGLIRTHELLEARKIDGGEQYFSRAVDFGFSKSTDEALLFWGKEKILEDLVYRIRKFQPDVIINRFPPDERAGHGHHSASAVLSKEAFDAAGDPKRYPEQLKEVKVWQPKRLVWNTFGRGFTNTSPEGESFVEVPLGNYNPILGEAYTEIAARARSKHRSQGFGSAPTRSERSDYLVHVKGQPAQKDVFDGIDISWNRVEGGAKIGQMLGEVIKDYNFKSPEASVPALLKVYTAIQNLPNSIYKEQKLEECRALIFACAGLYLEVNTSAQAVSPGQNLKLFTLAVNRSSHEVKLKGIHISGVLTKDTLVAKNLPYNVAQEWVLDVKLPQSAPVTQPYWMQEAKELGKYKLSNENYRNLPMAPDAIQAEFELEVLGTPMKYKQGVKYKYTEPSRGEIYKYFEVRPEIMLNFEQNVIVFAEGAKKTVGVIVKNNLNSNKAKVSLELPEGWTAEPKSVEVSFTEKDQEKPVYFTVTPGKGVGVLKAIGENERGKYDRAFKQIYYEHIPELNVYPLAQAKAINLDVKTGNKNIGYIMGAGDEVASSLMQIGYDVTFLDENAIKGDLSRFSAIIVGVRAYNTKDWLANSQKLLLEYVNNGGNLLVQYQTQAFYGTIKTSELGPYPMSIGRGRVTDEQAEVRFIRPQDPILNYPNKITSEDFKGWVQERGLYFAQEWSDKYKTVLSMKDQGETEQEGSLLYAKYGKGNFVFTGLSLFRQLPAGVPGAYRLIANLISLQ from the coding sequence ATGAGAAGAACCTTTGCACTACTTTGTTTCTTTATTTGTCAGCATGTTTTCGGGCAAAATAGTAGCGAAATTTATTTAGGCTTACAAAGATTGAATACGGTGGGCAATGTTATGTATGTAGCGGCCCATCCTGACGATGAAAATACCCTGTTGATCACTTGGCTTGCCAGAGAAAAAAAGGTGAGAACTGCCTATTATGCCATGACACGCGGTGATGGAGGGCAAAACCTGATAGGCTCAGAGCAAGATGAATATGTAGGATTGATACGTACCCATGAACTTCTTGAAGCCAGGAAGATAGATGGAGGAGAACAATACTTTTCTCGCGCTGTGGATTTTGGTTTCTCTAAATCTACAGACGAAGCTCTGCTGTTTTGGGGCAAGGAGAAGATCTTAGAAGACTTGGTCTATAGAATTCGCAAATTCCAGCCTGATGTCATTATTAATAGATTTCCACCTGATGAAAGAGCTGGACACGGACACCATTCTGCTTCAGCCGTACTTTCAAAAGAGGCCTTTGATGCCGCGGGTGATCCGAAGCGTTATCCTGAGCAATTAAAAGAGGTGAAAGTTTGGCAACCAAAAAGGTTAGTATGGAACACCTTTGGCAGAGGTTTTACGAATACATCCCCTGAGGGAGAAAGTTTTGTGGAAGTGCCGCTTGGCAACTACAATCCTATCCTAGGTGAAGCATACACTGAGATTGCTGCGAGGGCAAGAAGTAAGCATAGAAGTCAAGGCTTCGGTTCTGCACCTACCAGGTCAGAAAGATCAGATTACTTAGTACATGTAAAAGGTCAGCCCGCTCAGAAAGATGTTTTTGACGGCATTGATATCTCCTGGAATAGGGTAGAAGGTGGGGCTAAGATTGGGCAAATGCTAGGAGAAGTGATTAAAGACTATAATTTCAAGTCTCCTGAAGCCTCCGTTCCCGCATTATTAAAGGTGTATACAGCTATTCAAAATCTTCCAAATTCTATATACAAAGAGCAGAAATTAGAAGAATGTAGGGCCTTGATATTTGCTTGTGCCGGCCTGTATCTAGAAGTCAATACTTCTGCACAGGCGGTTTCTCCTGGTCAAAATCTAAAGTTGTTCACCCTCGCTGTAAATCGCTCTTCCCACGAGGTAAAATTGAAGGGGATTCACATTAGTGGGGTACTGACAAAGGATACTTTGGTAGCAAAAAACTTACCATATAATGTGGCTCAAGAATGGGTTTTAGATGTAAAGTTGCCCCAAAGTGCACCTGTCACTCAGCCATACTGGATGCAGGAAGCAAAGGAACTTGGGAAGTATAAGCTTTCAAATGAGAATTACCGTAACCTACCAATGGCTCCAGATGCCATTCAGGCAGAATTCGAACTTGAAGTTTTAGGAACTCCTATGAAGTACAAGCAAGGTGTAAAGTACAAATACACTGAACCTTCCCGAGGTGAGATTTATAAGTATTTTGAAGTTAGGCCTGAGATCATGCTCAATTTTGAGCAGAACGTGATCGTTTTTGCCGAAGGGGCAAAAAAGACGGTGGGAGTCATAGTGAAGAATAATTTAAATTCAAATAAGGCCAAAGTATCTTTGGAACTACCTGAGGGTTGGACAGCAGAGCCAAAATCCGTAGAAGTTAGTTTTACCGAAAAAGATCAAGAGAAACCTGTCTACTTTACCGTTACGCCGGGGAAAGGAGTAGGTGTATTAAAAGCTATAGGGGAAAATGAAAGAGGTAAATATGACAGAGCTTTTAAGCAAATCTATTATGAACATATTCCGGAGCTAAATGTATATCCTTTGGCTCAGGCTAAGGCTATCAACTTGGATGTTAAAACGGGAAATAAGAATATAGGATATATCATGGGAGCCGGGGATGAAGTGGCTTCATCTCTTATGCAGATAGGTTATGACGTGACTTTTCTGGATGAAAATGCCATCAAAGGGGATTTGAGCAGATTCTCAGCCATCATAGTAGGGGTAAGGGCTTACAATACGAAGGATTGGTTAGCCAATTCCCAGAAACTCTTATTGGAATACGTGAATAATGGAGGTAATCTATTGGTTCAATATCAAACTCAGGCCTTCTACGGAACCATTAAGACAAGTGAACTGGGACCTTACCCTATGAGCATAGGTAGAGGTAGGGTTACAGATGAACAAGCTGAAGTTCGTTTTATCCGTCCTCAAGATCCTATCTTGAATTATCCGAACAAGATTACATCTGAAGATTTCAAAGGATGGGTTCAAGAAAGAGGTCTATACTTCGCGCAGGAATGGTCAGACAAGTATAAAACGGTTCTAAGTATGAAAGATCAGGGAGAAACAGAGCAAGAGGGCTCTCTATTATATGCAAAGTACGGAAAAGGTAACTTTGTTTTTACGGGTTTGTCTCTGTTCCGTCAATTACCGGCAGGTGTTCCCGGAGCTTATCGACTCATTGCGAATTTGATTTCACTTCAATAG
- a CDS encoding SIMPL domain-containing protein, producing the protein MMKSLAFVSLLLLSPMLFAQKVEEKIHITGEAEIEIPADQVLLTVHLQYKDYENVQTAFNAHKAAEQKLVKLVKDLKISGSDVQYSLISFNRQQEYTATSSLREYFVTTQTVNILLKDLKSYPDILIKLVNSGFTNVSTGFTSSKGKDFPEELLTKAVEQARKKAEVIAKASGRKLGKVTYVGDAAKSDPIFRAEMTYAKVADSGGFISEYPQTIKKSLSLEVIFELY; encoded by the coding sequence ATGATGAAGTCATTAGCCTTTGTTAGCTTACTTCTTTTATCGCCTATGTTATTTGCGCAAAAAGTAGAAGAAAAAATCCACATTACAGGAGAAGCTGAAATTGAAATTCCTGCTGATCAGGTATTATTAACCGTACATTTACAGTACAAAGATTATGAAAATGTACAAACTGCTTTCAATGCCCATAAAGCCGCCGAGCAAAAACTTGTGAAACTGGTTAAGGACCTAAAAATCTCCGGATCAGATGTACAATATTCTTTGATCAGCTTTAACAGGCAGCAAGAATATACAGCTACAAGTTCTTTGAGAGAGTACTTTGTTACTACTCAAACGGTCAATATCTTATTGAAAGACTTGAAATCCTATCCGGATATATTAATCAAATTAGTCAACTCCGGATTTACGAATGTTAGCACTGGTTTTACTTCATCTAAAGGTAAGGATTTCCCTGAAGAGCTGTTGACCAAAGCCGTAGAACAAGCCCGCAAAAAGGCAGAAGTTATAGCTAAAGCCTCAGGTAGAAAGCTTGGAAAAGTTACGTATGTGGGAGACGCAGCAAAAAGTGATCCTATTTTTAGAGCGGAAATGACCTATGCAAAAGTAGCAGATTCCGGTGGATTCATTTCGGAATATCCGCAAACCATCAAGAAATCATTGAGCTTAGAAGTCATATTTGAATTATATTAA
- a CDS encoding sodium-translocating pyrophosphatase: protein MNSIVYLVPLFGLVGLIYTAIKFNWVSKQDAGEENMKRLSGYIADGAIAFLKAEWRILAMFAIPTAIILFFLGNDKGTPEHPIHSSPLIAISFLIGAIFSALAGYIGMKVATKANVRTAQAAKTSLAKALNVSFTGGAVMGMGVAGLAVLGFGGLFIVFYHLFAEGLGLTSIEMKKAIEVLAGFSLGAESIALFARVGGGIYTKAADVGADLVGKVEAGIPEDDVRNPATIADNVGDNVGDVAGMGADLFGSYVATILATMVLGQEIDVMDNVGGYSPVLLPMLIAGVGVLASWIGTWFVRVKNETDSVQNALNIGNWMSIIITLIASYFLTKNILPESLELRGHAFTSNGVFFSILTGLVVGTLMSIVTEYYTAMGRRPVDSIVQKSGTGHATNIIGGLAVGMESTVIPILILAVGIVVSYACAGLYGVSIAAAGMMATTAMQLAIDAFGPIADNAGGIAEMSQLPPEVRERTDNLDAVGNTTAATGKGFAIASAALTSLALFAAFVGISGISAINIYKAPVLAGLFIGGMIPFIFSALAISAVGKAAMEMVNEVRRQFREIPGIMEYKATPEYEKCVEISTNASIRQMIAPGAIAILAPVVIGFGLKGVFEDTSSAEILGGLLAGVTVSGVLMGIFQSNAGGAWDNAKKSFEKGVMIDGNTYKKGSDPHKAAVTGDTVGDPFKDTSGPSMNILIKLMSIVSLVIAPYIATHSTIPTVEGQLVIETITVEKVLPSGTTLSFMDNGIEDQLIEFIEDENSKAGNDNWFNFVDLNFKRGSNDIDESSMEEVKNIAAILKEYPQVKIKVGGYTDNTGTPEGNLKLSEERATNVKKALIALGISEDRLSSEGFGQEHPVADNTTEEGRQKNRRIAISVREK, encoded by the coding sequence ATGAATTCAATTGTGTACTTAGTGCCTCTGTTTGGACTGGTAGGTCTTATTTATACGGCCATCAAGTTCAACTGGGTATCGAAACAGGATGCCGGAGAAGAAAACATGAAAAGGCTTTCTGGCTACATTGCCGATGGAGCTATTGCCTTTCTAAAAGCAGAGTGGCGAATTTTAGCCATGTTTGCCATCCCTACCGCCATTATTCTATTCTTCTTAGGAAATGACAAAGGAACACCGGAACATCCTATCCACTCTTCCCCCTTAATTGCCATTTCTTTCCTTATCGGAGCTATTTTTTCGGCCCTTGCAGGATACATAGGGATGAAAGTAGCTACCAAAGCTAACGTACGTACAGCACAGGCCGCCAAAACCTCTTTAGCAAAAGCCCTGAATGTCTCCTTCACCGGAGGTGCGGTGATGGGTATGGGCGTAGCTGGCTTAGCGGTTTTAGGATTCGGTGGATTGTTCATCGTATTCTATCATCTCTTCGCAGAGGGTTTAGGCCTTACTTCCATAGAAATGAAAAAAGCCATTGAAGTCCTGGCAGGATTTTCATTAGGTGCAGAATCCATAGCCTTATTTGCCCGTGTGGGTGGCGGTATATATACAAAAGCTGCTGACGTAGGAGCTGACCTAGTAGGTAAAGTAGAAGCCGGTATCCCTGAAGATGATGTAAGGAACCCGGCTACTATAGCAGACAACGTAGGTGATAACGTAGGTGACGTGGCCGGTATGGGTGCCGACTTATTCGGTTCTTATGTGGCTACCATTCTTGCAACAATGGTATTGGGACAAGAAATAGACGTTATGGATAATGTAGGAGGATATTCTCCTGTATTACTGCCCATGTTAATTGCAGGCGTAGGTGTACTGGCTTCATGGATAGGTACCTGGTTTGTAAGAGTGAAGAACGAGACAGATTCCGTACAAAATGCGCTGAACATAGGCAACTGGATGTCCATCATCATTACTTTGATTGCATCTTATTTCTTAACCAAAAACATTCTACCTGAAAGTTTAGAATTAAGAGGTCACGCATTCACCTCCAATGGAGTGTTCTTCTCTATCTTAACCGGATTAGTGGTAGGTACTTTGATGTCCATTGTAACAGAGTATTATACTGCAATGGGAAGAAGACCGGTGGATTCAATTGTACAGAAATCAGGAACGGGCCACGCTACCAATATCATAGGTGGATTAGCTGTAGGTATGGAATCAACAGTTATCCCTATCTTAATCTTAGCAGTAGGTATAGTAGTATCTTACGCCTGCGCAGGACTATATGGAGTATCCATTGCCGCAGCCGGTATGATGGCTACTACCGCTATGCAGTTGGCCATAGACGCCTTTGGCCCAATTGCTGATAATGCCGGTGGAATAGCGGAGATGTCCCAGCTTCCTCCGGAGGTCAGAGAAAGAACAGATAATTTGGATGCGGTAGGTAACACTACAGCGGCTACCGGTAAAGGATTCGCCATTGCCTCTGCTGCTTTAACCTCCTTAGCCTTGTTTGCCGCCTTTGTGGGTATTTCAGGTATCTCTGCTATCAACATCTACAAGGCTCCTGTATTAGCCGGTTTGTTTATTGGAGGTATGATTCCGTTTATCTTCTCCGCACTTGCTATTTCTGCAGTGGGTAAAGCAGCTATGGAAATGGTAAATGAGGTGAGAAGACAGTTCAGAGAGATACCGGGAATCATGGAATATAAAGCCACTCCGGAGTATGAAAAATGCGTGGAAATCTCTACAAATGCCTCTATCCGCCAGATGATTGCCCCAGGTGCTATAGCCATTTTGGCTCCGGTGGTAATTGGATTTGGCTTGAAAGGAGTATTTGAAGATACCAGCTCAGCTGAGATTTTAGGAGGTCTACTGGCCGGTGTAACGGTTTCTGGTGTACTAATGGGAATCTTCCAATCCAACGCAGGTGGTGCTTGGGATAATGCTAAAAAATCCTTTGAAAAGGGAGTAATGATTGATGGCAATACCTACAAAAAAGGATCTGATCCTCATAAAGCTGCAGTTACAGGAGATACAGTGGGTGATCCGTTTAAAGATACCTCAGGACCATCTATGAACATTTTAATCAAGTTGATGTCTATCGTTTCCCTAGTGATTGCTCCTTACATTGCTACACATTCTACAATACCTACAGTAGAAGGGCAACTAGTTATAGAAACCATCACTGTAGAGAAAGTGTTGCCTTCAGGCACTACTTTAAGCTTCATGGACAATGGTATAGAAGATCAATTGATCGAGTTTATTGAAGATGAAAATAGCAAGGCCGGAAATGACAACTGGTTCAATTTTGTGGACTTGAATTTTAAAAGGGGAAGTAATGACATTGACGAATCCAGTATGGAAGAGGTAAAGAACATTGCAGCCATTCTTAAAGAATATCCTCAAGTGAAGATCAAGGTGGGTGGATACACTGATAATACGGGAACACCGGAAGGAAATCTTAAATTATCAGAAGAAAGAGCCACTAATGTTAAGAAAGCTTTGATCGCCCTTGGCATTTCAGAGGATCGTCTCAGCTCTGAAGGATTTGGACAAGAACATCCTGTTGCTGATAATACTACAGAAGAAGGCAGACAGAAAAATAGGCGAATAGCCATCTCAGTCAGAGAGAAATGA
- a CDS encoding bifunctional ADP-dependent NAD(P)H-hydrate dehydratase/NAD(P)H-hydrate epimerase has product MNILNKEQLRATDQHTIQVQGIRSWDLMERAARELLKAITREFPHGEFSILCGPGNNGGDGLALGRMLKEKGINTQVFLLESPKYSEDNLENQKLLEEFEVFNLEKLPELWPDSIIIDALYGFGLRTGLGIEWKALFEKIEGRTCLAIDLPSGLLADELTTSPYVKADIVYTFHCPKKAFFAPEHGIESFEIIDIGLEKVGDGNYQYLADVHLLLNQPSRFAHKGTLGQALLVGGSKGMTGAIDLATKAALRGGCGIVKVYGPGCTPDLPSEALVQRDINLEYIKQTPTIDAKTTAIGIGMGMSHNGQEALLEFLSVLPPIPLVLDADALNILAKHPEKIPTGAILTPHPKELDRIVGTSKSSFERWEKAEKLAKKKGIYLIVKGANTHIFFPDGKILVNSSGNYGMAKGGSGDILTGLLTAILAQGYPIEKALPLGVYLHGLAGDIAAETLGHDAMNAGDILTFLPDAWKLLRRRACTTSKYPRRSTEQRELL; this is encoded by the coding sequence ATGAACATTCTGAACAAAGAACAACTCCGGGCTACCGACCAACATACTATCCAAGTTCAAGGCATCCGATCCTGGGACCTGATGGAGAGAGCGGCAAGGGAATTATTGAAAGCCATAACTAGAGAATTTCCACATGGGGAATTCTCCATTTTATGTGGTCCTGGAAATAACGGAGGCGACGGATTAGCACTAGGACGCATGTTAAAAGAAAAGGGTATAAACACTCAGGTTTTCTTGTTGGAAAGTCCCAAATATTCCGAAGACAACCTCGAGAACCAGAAACTTTTAGAAGAATTCGAAGTTTTTAATTTAGAGAAACTACCTGAACTTTGGCCTGACTCTATTATCATTGATGCACTTTATGGCTTTGGGTTGAGAACCGGCTTAGGCATAGAATGGAAGGCATTGTTTGAGAAAATAGAAGGAAGAACATGCCTCGCCATAGACCTTCCAAGTGGGTTGCTTGCTGATGAGCTTACAACATCCCCTTACGTAAAGGCAGATATAGTGTACACCTTTCATTGCCCTAAAAAGGCGTTCTTCGCTCCTGAACACGGGATAGAATCCTTTGAAATAATTGACATAGGATTAGAAAAAGTAGGTGATGGTAATTACCAATATCTTGCTGATGTACATTTACTATTAAATCAACCCTCTCGATTTGCTCATAAAGGAACATTAGGCCAAGCCTTGTTAGTGGGTGGAAGCAAAGGCATGACAGGTGCAATAGATTTAGCTACCAAAGCCGCACTTCGGGGAGGATGCGGCATAGTGAAGGTGTATGGTCCGGGATGCACTCCTGATCTTCCTTCTGAAGCTTTGGTACAAAGAGATATAAACTTAGAATATATCAAACAAACTCCTACCATAGACGCTAAGACTACCGCGATAGGTATAGGAATGGGAATGAGCCATAACGGACAGGAAGCACTTCTAGAATTTTTATCCGTCCTCCCACCTATTCCTCTGGTACTAGATGCTGACGCTTTGAACATTCTTGCTAAGCACCCTGAAAAAATACCGACAGGAGCTATTTTAACTCCTCATCCTAAAGAGCTGGACCGCATCGTAGGTACCTCGAAAAGCAGTTTTGAGAGATGGGAAAAGGCAGAAAAACTGGCAAAAAAGAAAGGGATATATCTTATAGTTAAAGGAGCAAACACGCATATCTTTTTCCCTGACGGTAAAATACTGGTGAATTCCAGTGGTAATTATGGTATGGCAAAAGGCGGAAGCGGGGACATACTCACCGGTCTCCTTACAGCTATCTTAGCTCAGGGATACCCTATAGAAAAAGCACTTCCTTTAGGCGTGTATTTACACGGATTGGCCGGAGACATTGCCGCTGAAACCCTGGGCCATGACGCCATGAATGCCGGAGATATCCTTACTTTCCTTCCTGATGCATGGAAGTTGTTGAGAAGAAGGGCTTGTACAACAAGTAAATACCCAAGACGATCAACAGAGCAAAGAGAATTGCTATGA
- a CDS encoding shikimate kinase produces the protein MTTNIFMIGMPSSGKSTLGRQLAKELNYEFIDLDKKIELAEGRKISEIFNLEGEEYFRKIETEHLKRIEPNSRLVIATGGGTPCNGNNMDFIKENGISVFLDVKPKKLEERMRNSKKNNRPLYNLESELLVDTLTKTYEDRIETYKRADIVIEGDTDANTILWILDAHFSKAVKDVI, from the coding sequence ATGACTACGAATATTTTTATGATTGGGATGCCGTCTTCCGGAAAGAGTACGTTAGGAAGACAATTAGCTAAAGAGCTAAACTATGAGTTCATAGATCTAGATAAAAAGATCGAGCTGGCGGAAGGTAGAAAGATCAGTGAGATTTTCAATCTAGAGGGCGAGGAGTATTTTAGGAAGATAGAAACGGAGCATTTAAAGCGCATAGAGCCAAATTCCAGATTGGTGATTGCTACCGGAGGAGGAACTCCATGTAACGGCAACAATATGGATTTCATTAAAGAAAACGGAATTAGCGTGTTCTTAGATGTGAAGCCTAAGAAATTGGAAGAGAGAATGAGAAATTCCAAGAAAAATAATCGCCCTTTGTACAATTTGGAAAGTGAACTTTTAGTAGATACCTTGACCAAAACGTATGAAGACAGGATTGAAACCTATAAAAGGGCGGATATCGTAATAGAAGGAGATACAGATGCGAATACCATACTTTGGATTTTGGACGCACATTTCTCCAAAGCGGTCAAAGATGTGATCTGA